A DNA window from Rhineura floridana isolate rRhiFlo1 chromosome 11, rRhiFlo1.hap2, whole genome shotgun sequence contains the following coding sequences:
- the PRMT1 gene encoding protein arginine N-methyltransferase 1 isoform X2, whose product MAEAANCIMEVSCTQPESSCKPTAEEMTSKDYYFDSYAHFGIHEEMLKDEVRTLTYRNSMFHNRHLFKDKVVLDVGSGTGILCMFAAKAGAKRVIGIECSSISDYAVKIVKANKLDHVVSIIKGKVEEVELPVEKVDIIISEWMGYCLFYESMLNTVIYARDKWLTPDGLIFPDRATLYITAIEDRQYKDYKIHWWENVYGFDMSCIKDVAIKEPLVDVVDPKQLVTNACLIKEVDIYTVKVEDLTFTSPFCLQVKRNDYIHALVAYFNIEFTRCHKRTGFSTSPESPYTHWKQTVFYMEDYLTVKTGEEIFGTIGMKPNAKNNRDLDFTIDLDFKGQLCELSCSTDYRMR is encoded by the exons ATGGCGGAGGCTGCAAACTGCATCATGGAG GTCTCGTGCACCCAGCCGGAAAGCAGCTGCAAGCCAACGGCAGAGGAGATGACCTCCAAGGATTACTATTTTGATTCTTATGCCCACTTCGGGATCCATGAG GAAATGCTGAAAGACGAGGTACGCACGCTGACCTACAGAAATTCCATGTTTCACAATCGGCACCTCTTTAAAGACAAAGTGGTCTTGGACGTTGGCAGTGGGACCGGAATCCTGTGTATGTTCGCAGCCAAGGCTGGTGCCAAGCGGGTCATTGGG ATTGAATGCTCCAGTATCTCTGACTATGCCGTCAAAATCGTTAAAGCCAACAAACTTGATCATG TGGTATCCATCATCAAGGGCAAAGTGGAGGAAGTGGAGCTGCCCGTGGAGAAAGTTGACATAATCATCAGTGAATGGATGGGCTACTGCCTCTTCTATGAGTCTATGCTCAACACTGTCATCTATGCCCGGGACAAGTGGCTG ACCCCTGATGGACTCATATTTCCAGACCGTGCTACGTTGTACATCACTGCTATTGAAGACCGGCAGTATAAAGATTACAAGATCCACT GGTGGGAGAATGTGTACGGCTTCGACATGTCTTGCATCAAAGATGTGGCTATCAAAGAGCCTTTGGTGGATGTCGTTGACCCGAAGCAATTGGTCACCAATGCCTGCCTCATCAAG GAGGTGGATATCTACACAGTGAAGGTGGAGGACCTTACCTTCACGTCGCCCTTCTGTCTCCAGGTGAAACGCAATGACTACATCCACGCTTTGGTCGCCTATTTCAACATAGAATTCACTCGTTGCCACAAGCGCACTGGATTTTCCACCA GTCCTGAATCTCCCTACACCCATTGGAAGCAGACAGTCTTTTACATGGAGGACTACCTAACAGTAAAAACAGGAGAGGAGATATTTGGCACCATTGGCATGAAACCTAACGCCAAGAACAAT
- the PRMT1 gene encoding protein arginine N-methyltransferase 1 isoform X1, protein MAEAANCIMENFVTTLANGMSLQTPLEDVSCTQPESSCKPTAEEMTSKDYYFDSYAHFGIHEEMLKDEVRTLTYRNSMFHNRHLFKDKVVLDVGSGTGILCMFAAKAGAKRVIGIECSSISDYAVKIVKANKLDHVVSIIKGKVEEVELPVEKVDIIISEWMGYCLFYESMLNTVIYARDKWLTPDGLIFPDRATLYITAIEDRQYKDYKIHWWENVYGFDMSCIKDVAIKEPLVDVVDPKQLVTNACLIKEVDIYTVKVEDLTFTSPFCLQVKRNDYIHALVAYFNIEFTRCHKRTGFSTSPESPYTHWKQTVFYMEDYLTVKTGEEIFGTIGMKPNAKNNRDLDFTIDLDFKGQLCELSCSTDYRMR, encoded by the exons ATGGCGGAGGCTGCAAACTGCATCATGGAG AATTTTGTAACCACGCTGGCTAATGGGATGAGCCTGCAGACTCCGCTAGAAGAT GTCTCGTGCACCCAGCCGGAAAGCAGCTGCAAGCCAACGGCAGAGGAGATGACCTCCAAGGATTACTATTTTGATTCTTATGCCCACTTCGGGATCCATGAG GAAATGCTGAAAGACGAGGTACGCACGCTGACCTACAGAAATTCCATGTTTCACAATCGGCACCTCTTTAAAGACAAAGTGGTCTTGGACGTTGGCAGTGGGACCGGAATCCTGTGTATGTTCGCAGCCAAGGCTGGTGCCAAGCGGGTCATTGGG ATTGAATGCTCCAGTATCTCTGACTATGCCGTCAAAATCGTTAAAGCCAACAAACTTGATCATG TGGTATCCATCATCAAGGGCAAAGTGGAGGAAGTGGAGCTGCCCGTGGAGAAAGTTGACATAATCATCAGTGAATGGATGGGCTACTGCCTCTTCTATGAGTCTATGCTCAACACTGTCATCTATGCCCGGGACAAGTGGCTG ACCCCTGATGGACTCATATTTCCAGACCGTGCTACGTTGTACATCACTGCTATTGAAGACCGGCAGTATAAAGATTACAAGATCCACT GGTGGGAGAATGTGTACGGCTTCGACATGTCTTGCATCAAAGATGTGGCTATCAAAGAGCCTTTGGTGGATGTCGTTGACCCGAAGCAATTGGTCACCAATGCCTGCCTCATCAAG GAGGTGGATATCTACACAGTGAAGGTGGAGGACCTTACCTTCACGTCGCCCTTCTGTCTCCAGGTGAAACGCAATGACTACATCCACGCTTTGGTCGCCTATTTCAACATAGAATTCACTCGTTGCCACAAGCGCACTGGATTTTCCACCA GTCCTGAATCTCCCTACACCCATTGGAAGCAGACAGTCTTTTACATGGAGGACTACCTAACAGTAAAAACAGGAGAGGAGATATTTGGCACCATTGGCATGAAACCTAACGCCAAGAACAAT
- the PRMT1 gene encoding protein arginine N-methyltransferase 1 isoform X3, translating to MFLSGSKKIKPVSCTQPESSCKPTAEEMTSKDYYFDSYAHFGIHEEMLKDEVRTLTYRNSMFHNRHLFKDKVVLDVGSGTGILCMFAAKAGAKRVIGIECSSISDYAVKIVKANKLDHVVSIIKGKVEEVELPVEKVDIIISEWMGYCLFYESMLNTVIYARDKWLTPDGLIFPDRATLYITAIEDRQYKDYKIHWWENVYGFDMSCIKDVAIKEPLVDVVDPKQLVTNACLIKEVDIYTVKVEDLTFTSPFCLQVKRNDYIHALVAYFNIEFTRCHKRTGFSTSPESPYTHWKQTVFYMEDYLTVKTGEEIFGTIGMKPNAKNNRDLDFTIDLDFKGQLCELSCSTDYRMR from the exons ATGTTCCTCTCTGGAAGCAAGAAAATTAAGCCG GTCTCGTGCACCCAGCCGGAAAGCAGCTGCAAGCCAACGGCAGAGGAGATGACCTCCAAGGATTACTATTTTGATTCTTATGCCCACTTCGGGATCCATGAG GAAATGCTGAAAGACGAGGTACGCACGCTGACCTACAGAAATTCCATGTTTCACAATCGGCACCTCTTTAAAGACAAAGTGGTCTTGGACGTTGGCAGTGGGACCGGAATCCTGTGTATGTTCGCAGCCAAGGCTGGTGCCAAGCGGGTCATTGGG ATTGAATGCTCCAGTATCTCTGACTATGCCGTCAAAATCGTTAAAGCCAACAAACTTGATCATG TGGTATCCATCATCAAGGGCAAAGTGGAGGAAGTGGAGCTGCCCGTGGAGAAAGTTGACATAATCATCAGTGAATGGATGGGCTACTGCCTCTTCTATGAGTCTATGCTCAACACTGTCATCTATGCCCGGGACAAGTGGCTG ACCCCTGATGGACTCATATTTCCAGACCGTGCTACGTTGTACATCACTGCTATTGAAGACCGGCAGTATAAAGATTACAAGATCCACT GGTGGGAGAATGTGTACGGCTTCGACATGTCTTGCATCAAAGATGTGGCTATCAAAGAGCCTTTGGTGGATGTCGTTGACCCGAAGCAATTGGTCACCAATGCCTGCCTCATCAAG GAGGTGGATATCTACACAGTGAAGGTGGAGGACCTTACCTTCACGTCGCCCTTCTGTCTCCAGGTGAAACGCAATGACTACATCCACGCTTTGGTCGCCTATTTCAACATAGAATTCACTCGTTGCCACAAGCGCACTGGATTTTCCACCA GTCCTGAATCTCCCTACACCCATTGGAAGCAGACAGTCTTTTACATGGAGGACTACCTAACAGTAAAAACAGGAGAGGAGATATTTGGCACCATTGGCATGAAACCTAACGCCAAGAACAAT